From Paucibacter aquatile, the proteins below share one genomic window:
- a CDS encoding acyl-CoA thioesterase, with the protein MSSSSSTPTDSTPATSASTDAPALPRELVLRVMPMPADANANGDIFGGWIMAQVDLAGSVQPARLSRGRVTTVAVNEFIFKQRVSVGDLLSFYSQITRIGRTSITVHVEVVAERNPMDPQVVKVTEANLTYVAIDDQGKPRPFAEQA; encoded by the coding sequence ATGAGCAGTAGCAGCAGTACGCCCACCGACAGCACCCCCGCCACATCCGCCAGCACCGACGCCCCCGCCCTGCCCCGCGAACTGGTGCTGCGTGTCATGCCCATGCCGGCCGATGCCAACGCCAACGGCGACATCTTCGGCGGCTGGATCATGGCCCAGGTGGACCTGGCCGGCTCCGTGCAGCCGGCGCGTTTGTCGCGCGGCCGGGTCACCACGGTGGCCGTCAACGAGTTCATCTTCAAGCAACGCGTGTCGGTCGGTGACCTGCTGTCCTTCTACTCGCAGATCACGCGCATCGGCCGGACCTCCATCACCGTGCACGTCGAGGTGGTGGCCGAGCGCAATCCCATGGACCCGCAGGTGGTCAAGGTCACCGAGGCCAATTTGACCTATGTGGCCATCGACGACCAAGGCAAGCCGCGCCCCTTCGCTGAGCAAGCCTGA
- a CDS encoding ABCB family ABC transporter ATP-binding protein/permease gives MRDRTAALTAPPASAPAAAPARSDWATIRKLLPYLWRYRWRVGLALGFMLAAKFSNVGVPLLLKSLVDSLAIKPGSTESMLVLPLGLLLAYGGLRLSTSLFTELRELIFAKATEGTARSISLQVFRHLHDLSLRFHLERQTGGMTRDIERGTRAVHSLISYSLYSIVPTLIEVALVLGLLAFKFDASFAWITLGALALYIGFTITVTEWRTKFRKQLNELDSVAHSKAIDSLLNYETVKYFNNEDFEAGRYDESLEKLRRAQLKSQSTLSLLNTGQQLIIASALVLMLWRATAGVVAGTMSLGDLVMVNAFMIQLYIPLNFLGVIYREIKQSLTDLDKMFGLLEREREVADRPGARELVVQGAAVRFEDVHFAYEPSRPILQGLSFEIPAGKKVAVVGPSGAGKSTLARLLYRFYDVDSGRITIDGQALSEVTQSSLRRAIGIVPQDTVLFNDTVAYNIAYGRPGASREQIEEAARAAHIHDFISATPRGYETLVGERGLKLSGGEKQRVAIARTLLKNPPLLIFDEATSALDSRNERAIQAELEAAAQNKTVLVIAHRLSTVVDAHEILVMEGGRIAERGSHAVLMEQDGLYARMWRLQQSGAET, from the coding sequence ATGCGTGATCGAACTGCTGCTTTGACAGCCCCCCCGGCTTCCGCACCCGCGGCGGCCCCCGCGCGATCGGATTGGGCCACCATCCGCAAGCTGCTGCCTTATCTGTGGCGCTACCGCTGGCGTGTGGGCCTGGCCCTGGGCTTCATGCTGGCGGCCAAGTTCAGCAATGTGGGCGTGCCGCTCTTGCTCAAGTCCCTGGTCGACAGCCTGGCGATCAAGCCCGGCTCCACGGAGAGCATGCTGGTGCTGCCCCTGGGCCTCTTGCTCGCCTACGGCGGCCTGCGCCTGTCGACCTCGCTGTTCACCGAGCTGCGCGAGCTGATCTTTGCCAAGGCCACCGAGGGCACGGCACGCAGCATCTCGCTGCAGGTCTTCCGCCATCTGCACGACCTCAGCCTGCGTTTCCATCTCGAGCGCCAGACCGGCGGCATGACCCGGGACATCGAGCGTGGCACGCGCGCCGTGCATTCGCTGATCTCGTACTCGCTCTACAGCATCGTGCCCACGCTGATCGAAGTGGCCTTGGTGCTGGGCCTGCTGGCCTTCAAGTTCGACGCATCCTTTGCTTGGATCACGCTCGGCGCCCTGGCGCTCTACATCGGCTTCACCATCACGGTGACCGAGTGGCGCACCAAGTTCCGCAAGCAGCTCAATGAGCTCGATTCGGTGGCGCACAGCAAGGCCATTGACTCGCTGCTGAACTACGAGACCGTCAAGTACTTCAACAACGAAGACTTCGAGGCGGGCCGCTACGACGAAAGCCTGGAGAAGCTGCGCCGCGCCCAGCTGAAGTCGCAGTCCACGCTGTCACTGCTGAACACCGGCCAGCAGCTGATCATCGCCAGCGCACTGGTGCTGATGCTCTGGCGTGCCACGGCCGGGGTGGTGGCGGGCACCATGAGCCTGGGCGACCTGGTCATGGTCAATGCCTTCATGATCCAGCTCTACATCCCGCTGAATTTTCTCGGCGTGATCTACCGCGAGATCAAGCAAAGCCTCACCGACCTGGACAAGATGTTCGGCCTGCTGGAGCGCGAGCGCGAGGTGGCGGACCGGCCGGGTGCCCGTGAGCTGGTGGTGCAGGGCGCTGCGGTGCGTTTTGAGGATGTGCACTTTGCCTACGAGCCGAGCCGGCCGATCTTGCAAGGCTTGAGCTTTGAGATCCCGGCGGGCAAGAAAGTGGCCGTGGTCGGCCCCAGCGGGGCGGGTAAGAGCACGCTGGCCCGGCTGCTCTATCGCTTTTACGACGTCGATTCCGGCCGCATCACCATCGATGGACAGGCGCTGTCCGAGGTGACGCAGTCGAGCCTGCGGCGCGCCATCGGCATCGTGCCGCAGGACACGGTGCTGTTCAACGACACCGTGGCCTACAACATCGCCTACGGCCGCCCCGGCGCCAGCCGCGAGCAGATCGAAGAGGCTGCGCGTGCCGCCCACATCCATGACTTCATCAGCGCCACGCCCAGGGGCTATGAAACCCTGGTGGGCGAGCGCGGGCTCAAGCTCAGTGGCGGTGAAAAACAGCGGGTGGCGATCGCCCGCACTCTGCTCAAGAATCCGCCGCTGCTGATTTTTGACGAGGCCACCTCGGCGCTGGACTCCCGCAACGAGCGCGCCATTCAGGCCGAGCTGGAGGCGGCGGCGCAGAACAAGACCGTGCTGGTCATTGCCCACCGCCTGTCCACCGTGGTCGATGCGCACGAGATCCTGGTGATGGAAGGTGGGCGTATCGCCGAACGTGGCTCGCACGCGGTCTTGATGGAGCAGGACGGCCTGTATGCCCGCATGTGGCGTCTCCAGCAGAGCGGCGCTGAGACCTGA
- a CDS encoding PEP-CTERM sorting domain-containing protein encodes MKALKTLVASTLIAVTAPLMANPVLDFQVGGFATQSLFTNNPYASSNISFSQNALNVASSYRAGGEGNFFQSPVTAGESVRALFVGNANSVDIFVNDHFDDELKFSFTTNPTGEGKAVIYGDVDANGNRAELGSVVLGSSGADCKDENGDIVLGYVCVWKSESLRGFTGASLIRLTASSGDFYFDNIELGRGSSNVPEPTSIALSLAALGALALSRKRKPQA; translated from the coding sequence ATGAAAGCTCTGAAGACTCTGGTGGCATCGACCTTGATCGCTGTGACTGCGCCGTTGATGGCCAATCCGGTGCTGGACTTCCAGGTGGGTGGCTTTGCGACGCAGTCGCTGTTCACCAACAACCCCTACGCCAGCAGCAACATCAGCTTCTCGCAGAACGCATTGAACGTCGCAAGCAGCTATCGTGCTGGGGGTGAAGGCAACTTCTTCCAATCGCCTGTGACGGCCGGGGAGTCCGTCCGCGCTCTGTTTGTGGGCAACGCCAACAGCGTCGACATCTTTGTGAATGATCACTTTGATGATGAGTTGAAGTTTTCTTTCACAACCAACCCCACCGGTGAGGGCAAGGCCGTAATCTATGGCGATGTCGATGCCAACGGCAATCGTGCCGAGCTCGGCTCCGTTGTGCTGGGCAGCTCGGGTGCGGACTGCAAGGATGAGAACGGTGACATCGTCCTCGGTTACGTGTGTGTGTGGAAATCGGAAAGCCTCCGGGGCTTCACTGGCGCCAGTTTGATCCGCCTGACTGCCTCGTCCGGTGACTTCTATTTCGACAACATCGAGCTCGGTCGCGGCAGCAGCAACGTTCCCGAACCTACTTCCATCGCTTTGAGCCTGGCGGCCCTGGGTGCCCTGGCTTTGTCGCGCAAGCGCAAGCCACAGGCCTGA
- a CDS encoding LysR family transcriptional regulator — protein METKWFEDFVSLAETRSFSRSAQLRHVTQPAFSRRIQALEAWAGVDLVDRSSYPTRLTGAGETLLAQAVEILGQLQATRNMLRSHQSAGQDMIEFAVPHSLAFSFFPHWLMDLRQRFGALKCRLNALNVHDAMLQLSEGNCDLLIVYHHASQPLQLDPERYQMASLGHETLAAYARADAQGEPMFRLPGHPGQKIPFLSYASGAYLGRLVELIVKASTLPLNLDAIYETDMAEGLKAMALEGHGLTFLPASSVKKELQAQRLVQAAPPGQFELTMELRIYRERPELCRRSKPGAQALWDFLTQHKSLA, from the coding sequence GTGGAAACCAAGTGGTTTGAAGATTTCGTGAGCCTGGCCGAGACGCGCAGCTTTTCGCGCTCGGCCCAGCTTCGGCATGTCACCCAGCCGGCCTTTTCGCGCCGGATCCAGGCGCTGGAAGCCTGGGCGGGGGTGGACCTGGTCGATCGCTCGTCCTACCCGACCCGGCTGACAGGGGCGGGTGAAACCCTGCTGGCTCAAGCGGTCGAGATCCTGGGGCAGCTGCAGGCCACGCGCAATATGCTGCGCAGCCACCAGTCGGCCGGTCAGGACATGATCGAGTTCGCCGTGCCGCATTCGCTGGCCTTCAGCTTCTTCCCGCATTGGCTGATGGACCTGCGTCAGCGATTTGGAGCCCTGAAGTGCCGGCTCAATGCGCTCAATGTGCACGATGCCATGCTGCAGCTCAGCGAAGGCAATTGCGATCTGCTGATCGTCTATCACCATGCCAGCCAGCCCCTGCAGCTGGATCCGGAGCGTTACCAGATGGCCTCACTCGGCCATGAAACCCTGGCCGCCTACGCCCGCGCCGATGCCCAGGGTGAGCCCATGTTCCGCCTGCCCGGCCATCCGGGGCAGAAAATTCCGTTCTTGAGCTACGCCTCGGGGGCTTATCTCGGCCGACTGGTCGAGCTGATCGTCAAGGCCAGCACCCTGCCCTTGAATCTCGATGCGATCTATGAAACCGACATGGCCGAGGGCCTGAAGGCCATGGCGCTGGAAGGCCACGGCCTGACCTTTTTGCCCGCCAGTTCGGTCAAGAAGGAACTGCAAGCCCAGCGCCTGGTTCAGGCGGCGCCGCCCGGGCAGTTCGAGCTGACCATGGAGTTGCGCATCTATCGTGAGCGACCCGAGCTGTGCCGTCGCAGCAAGCCGGGTGCCCAGGCCCTCTGGGATTTCCTGACGCAGCACAAGAGCCTGGCCTGA
- a CDS encoding amino acid ABC transporter substrate-binding protein, producing the protein MNKKSLLALALLAAAGLSQAQAQDTLKKIKDSGSVTMGVRESSGSLSYTLGDGKYVGYHVEICQKVLADVQKALGLAKLDVKYQPVTSQNRIPLVQNGTVDIECGSTTNNAARQKDVAFAVTTFVEEVRIAVKGSSGITSIAQLNGKNVATTTGTTSVQLLRKHERATGVDFKEVFGKDHADSFLLLESGRADAFVMDGAILAGNIAKAKTPADFKIVGEVLSVEPIAIMIRKDDPAFKKVVDDSIIAQMKSGDIAKTWSKWFEQPIPPTNTKVGMPANENTKNAWAHPNDKPAEDYAKK; encoded by the coding sequence ATGAACAAGAAATCTCTGCTCGCCCTCGCTTTGCTGGCCGCCGCCGGCCTGTCCCAGGCGCAAGCCCAGGACACCTTGAAGAAGATCAAGGACAGCGGCAGCGTGACCATGGGTGTGCGTGAGTCCTCGGGCTCGCTGTCCTACACCCTGGGTGACGGCAAGTACGTGGGTTACCACGTCGAGATCTGCCAGAAGGTCCTGGCCGATGTGCAAAAGGCGCTGGGTCTGGCCAAGCTGGACGTGAAGTACCAACCGGTCACCTCGCAAAACCGCATCCCTCTGGTCCAGAACGGCACCGTGGACATCGAGTGCGGCTCCACCACCAACAACGCGGCGCGTCAAAAAGACGTGGCCTTTGCGGTCACCACCTTCGTGGAAGAAGTGCGCATTGCCGTGAAGGGCAGCTCCGGCATCACCAGCATCGCCCAGCTCAACGGCAAGAATGTGGCCACCACCACCGGCACCACCTCGGTGCAATTGCTGCGCAAGCATGAGCGCGCCACTGGCGTGGATTTCAAGGAAGTGTTCGGCAAAGACCACGCCGACAGTTTCCTGCTGCTGGAGTCGGGCCGTGCCGACGCTTTCGTGATGGACGGCGCCATCCTGGCCGGCAATATCGCCAAGGCCAAGACCCCGGCTGATTTCAAGATCGTCGGTGAAGTGCTGTCGGTCGAGCCGATCGCCATCATGATCCGCAAGGACGACCCGGCCTTCAAGAAGGTCGTGGACGACAGCATCATCGCCCAGATGAAGTCGGGCGACATCGCCAAGACCTGGAGCAAGTGGTTCGAACAGCCCATCCCGCCGACCAACACCAAGGTGGGCATGCCGGCCAACGAGAACACCAAGAACGCTTGGGCCCACCCGAATGACAAGCCGGCCGAGGACTACGCCAAGAAGTGA
- a CDS encoding amino acid ABC transporter permease produces the protein MPRCMGNAGEITYLDWMMSAWGWTLSVSGLALLVALFFGLLVGILRTTPSRALVLIGDAWTELFRNIPVLVQVFLWYFVVPELVPALKTVPSFLLVVLGLGFFTSARISEQVKAGIQSLPRGQRNAGLAMGLTLPQTYRYVLLPVALRIIIPPLTSEAMGIVKNSAVAFAVSVPELIMFARQAQEETSRGIEVYLAVTGLYFVSSIAIFALARVIELRARVPGMVGSAQ, from the coding sequence ATGCCTCGTTGCATGGGCAACGCAGGCGAAATCACCTATCTGGATTGGATGATGTCGGCCTGGGGCTGGACGCTGTCAGTGTCCGGCCTGGCCTTGCTGGTGGCGCTGTTCTTCGGCCTGCTGGTGGGTATCTTGCGCACCACGCCGAGCCGAGCCCTGGTGCTGATCGGTGATGCCTGGACCGAACTGTTTCGCAACATTCCCGTGCTGGTGCAGGTCTTCCTTTGGTACTTTGTGGTGCCCGAGCTCGTGCCGGCGCTCAAGACCGTGCCCAGCTTCTTGCTGGTGGTGCTGGGCCTGGGCTTCTTCACCTCGGCGCGGATTTCCGAGCAGGTCAAGGCCGGCATCCAGAGCCTGCCGCGCGGCCAGCGCAATGCCGGCCTGGCCATGGGTCTGACCTTGCCTCAGACCTACCGCTATGTGCTGCTGCCGGTGGCCCTGCGCATCATCATCCCGCCGCTGACCAGCGAGGCGATGGGCATCGTCAAGAACTCGGCCGTGGCCTTTGCCGTCTCTGTGCCCGAGCTCATCATGTTCGCCCGCCAGGCCCAGGAAGAAACCTCGCGCGGCATCGAGGTTTATCTGGCCGTCACTGGCCTCTACTTTGTCTCCTCGATCGCCATCTTTGCCCTGGCCCGAGTCATTGAACTGCGTGCCCGCGTGCCCGGCATGGTGGGGAGCGCCCAATGA
- a CDS encoding amino acid ABC transporter permease codes for MNLDFSFLNWSVIGSYVLQGFYFSVQLTLVAMVGGIALGTVLALMRLSGKPWLALPAAGYINTMRSIPLVMVILWFFLLIPFVIGRPLGAEISAVLTFTLFEAAYYAEIMRAGIQSVPKGQTYAGYAMGMSYGQTMQLVVLPQAFRNMLPVLLTQTIILFQDTSLVYAIGAYDLLKGFETAGRNFNRPVETYLVATVVYFAICFGMSMLVRRLQKKIAIIR; via the coding sequence ATGAATCTCGACTTCAGCTTTCTCAACTGGTCCGTCATCGGCAGCTATGTGCTGCAGGGCTTTTACTTCTCGGTGCAGCTGACCCTGGTCGCCATGGTGGGCGGCATCGCCCTGGGCACGGTGCTGGCCCTGATGCGCCTGTCCGGCAAGCCCTGGCTGGCCCTGCCGGCCGCTGGCTACATCAACACCATGCGCAGCATTCCGCTGGTGATGGTGATTCTGTGGTTCTTCCTGCTGATCCCGTTTGTGATTGGCCGTCCGCTGGGTGCGGAGATCTCGGCGGTGCTGACCTTCACCTTGTTCGAGGCCGCCTACTACGCCGAGATCATGCGTGCCGGCATCCAGAGCGTGCCCAAGGGCCAGACCTACGCCGGCTACGCCATGGGCATGAGCTACGGCCAGACCATGCAGCTGGTGGTGCTGCCTCAGGCCTTCCGCAACATGCTGCCGGTGCTGCTGACCCAGACCATCATCCTGTTCCAGGACACCTCGCTGGTCTATGCCATTGGCGCCTACGACCTGCTCAAGGGTTTTGAGACTGCGGGCCGCAATTTCAATCGCCCGGTCGAGACCTATCTGGTGGCCACGGTGGTCTATTTCGCCATCTGCTTCGGCATGTCCATGCTGGTGCGCCGCCTGCAAAAGAAGATCGCCATCATCCGCTAG
- a CDS encoding amino acid ABC transporter ATP-binding protein encodes MIDIKNVSKWYGSFQVLTDCSTSIQKGEVVVVCGPSGSGKSTLIKTVNALEPFQKGDIVVDGISLADPKTNLPKLRSRVGMVFQHFELFPHLSVTENLTLAQIKVLGRSPDDAKTRGLKMLDRVGLSAHKDKFPGQLSGGQQQRVAIARALSMDPIVMLFDEPTSALDPEMVGEVLDVMVKLAQEGMTMMCVTHEMGFAKKVSSRVIFMDAGKIIEDCKREDFFGKPEERSPRAKDFLAKILQH; translated from the coding sequence ATGATCGACATCAAGAACGTCTCCAAGTGGTACGGCAGCTTCCAGGTGCTGACCGACTGTTCCACCAGCATCCAAAAAGGCGAGGTGGTGGTGGTTTGCGGCCCTTCGGGCTCGGGCAAGTCCACGCTGATCAAGACCGTCAATGCGCTGGAGCCTTTCCAGAAGGGCGACATCGTCGTCGATGGCATCTCTTTGGCCGACCCCAAGACCAACCTGCCCAAGCTGCGTTCGCGCGTGGGCATGGTGTTCCAGCACTTCGAGCTGTTCCCGCATCTGAGCGTGACCGAGAACCTGACCCTGGCCCAGATCAAGGTGCTGGGCCGCTCGCCCGACGATGCCAAGACCCGCGGCCTGAAGATGCTGGACCGCGTGGGCTTGTCGGCGCACAAGGACAAATTCCCCGGTCAGCTCTCCGGCGGCCAACAGCAGCGCGTGGCCATCGCCCGTGCGCTCAGCATGGACCCCATCGTCATGCTCTTCGACGAGCCCACTTCGGCCCTGGACCCGGAAATGGTCGGTGAGGTGCTCGACGTGATGGTCAAGCTGGCCCAGGAAGGCATGACCATGATGTGCGTGACCCACGAGATGGGCTTCGCCAAAAAGGTCAGCAGCCGCGTCATCTTCATGGACGCCGGCAAGATCATCGAGGACTGCAAGCGCGAAGACTTCTTCGGCAAGCCCGAGGAGCGCTCCCCGCGCGCCAAGGACTTCCTGGCCAAGATCCTGCAGCACTGA
- a CDS encoding DUF4394 domain-containing protein, with protein MPRTPALPASLLSAASIACAALFLGGCSSVPEEVPGPPAKEMIYAVTTAQQLIQFNAGQPQRLLSSKPLRGLAPQDRLLGIDYRVAKGQLYGLGASGQLYRINTQDGSVSTVGTPSALPSEGAQEWGFDFNPTVDRIRVVNDAGFNLRLHPDTGAVVDGNAEQPGLQFDGRLAFDAGDVNAGKPVALVAAGYSYNKRDEKITTNYALEGRQGLLVHQGSKEGVQPMISPNSGRLFTIGSLGIGPFEQATLDISDVSNAAYSAISRGSSSSWYRIDLETGRATRIGTIGGGAAVVGAAIEP; from the coding sequence ATGCCCCGAACACCCGCCCTACCCGCTTCGCTCCTGTCCGCCGCGTCGATCGCCTGTGCGGCCCTGTTCCTGGGAGGCTGCAGCAGCGTGCCGGAAGAAGTGCCGGGGCCGCCGGCCAAGGAGATGATCTACGCCGTGACCACGGCCCAGCAGTTGATCCAGTTCAATGCCGGCCAACCCCAGCGGCTGCTGAGCAGCAAACCGCTGCGCGGCCTGGCGCCGCAGGATCGCTTGCTGGGCATCGACTATCGCGTGGCCAAGGGCCAGCTCTACGGCCTGGGCGCCAGCGGTCAGCTCTACCGCATCAACACGCAGGACGGCAGCGTCAGCACCGTGGGCACGCCATCGGCCTTGCCGAGCGAAGGTGCCCAGGAATGGGGTTTTGATTTCAACCCGACCGTGGATCGCATCCGCGTGGTCAACGACGCCGGCTTCAATCTGCGCCTGCATCCGGACACCGGCGCCGTGGTGGATGGCAACGCCGAACAGCCCGGCCTGCAATTCGATGGCCGCTTGGCTTTTGACGCCGGTGATGTGAACGCCGGCAAGCCCGTGGCCCTGGTCGCTGCCGGCTACAGCTACAACAAGCGCGACGAAAAGATCACCACCAACTACGCGTTGGAAGGCCGGCAAGGCCTGCTGGTGCACCAGGGCAGCAAGGAGGGCGTGCAGCCCATGATCTCGCCCAACAGCGGGCGGCTGTTCACCATCGGCTCGCTGGGCATCGGGCCCTTCGAACAGGCCACGCTGGACATCTCCGACGTATCAAACGCAGCCTACTCTGCCATCAGCCGGGGCAGCAGCTCAAGCTGGTACCGCATCGATCTGGAGACGGGCCGGGCCACGCGCATCGGCACGATTGGCGGTGGCGCGGCGGTGGTGGGGGCGGCGATCGAGCCGTGA
- a CDS encoding GGDEF domain-containing protein yields the protein MSQHRTPDPELQRSYTLLDQGQLGEARRLAQQCLEQAREAGDELASSRASIALGLIAAYDSRHEEAMQLLLPHVPVLEATEARKELCRAYSVLGFSLGVLGDPERGLEWASKALALAEQQQSSRELVRAQLNRAVLFNQMGDWQRAELSLRAGIEEAQGHGYGPSATAGLSNLAEIHLSQALRCRERHDDAGAARHAQDAGHWYERAIESCIIHGLDNILGEAYAKLARAQVLQSQMAGVPGLLQRAAGLSSDSPVLRAEVSLTQGMAAAESGREQDARHALEHALHIAQECHEPDLVHQILFELSHLERSYGHLQAALQRFEERHHLMMEHFKRRLRMVARSAEVWAEAEQARLAARAAIEREAELIRSQSELLARAAQLQQDAMCDGLTGLLNRRGLEAQARTLWGPGQSDSPLSLAVIDADHFKRINDDCGHATGDAVLKQLGQLLQQDIRASDVLARMGGEEFVLVLPDRTLDEAQRICERVRQRVAEGNWQQCGSHLPVSISIGLSQRQPGDDLETLLRRADQLMYAAKTAGRNCVRSSPGSETS from the coding sequence ATGTCTCAGCACCGCACACCTGACCCTGAGCTGCAGCGCAGCTACACCCTGCTGGACCAGGGCCAGCTGGGCGAAGCCCGCCGCCTGGCCCAGCAATGCCTGGAGCAGGCCCGCGAGGCCGGCGACGAACTCGCCAGCAGCCGCGCCAGCATTGCGCTGGGCTTGATTGCCGCCTACGACTCGCGCCACGAAGAGGCCATGCAGCTGCTGCTGCCCCATGTGCCGGTGCTGGAGGCGACCGAGGCCCGCAAGGAGCTGTGCCGCGCTTACAGCGTGCTGGGTTTTTCGCTCGGCGTGCTGGGCGACCCGGAGCGCGGCCTGGAATGGGCCAGCAAGGCCCTGGCCCTGGCCGAGCAGCAACAGTCCTCGCGAGAGCTGGTGCGCGCGCAGCTGAACCGGGCCGTGCTCTTCAACCAGATGGGCGACTGGCAGCGCGCCGAGCTGAGCCTGCGCGCCGGCATCGAGGAAGCACAAGGCCATGGCTACGGACCCTCGGCCACGGCCGGCCTGTCCAACCTGGCGGAGATCCACCTGAGCCAGGCCCTGCGCTGCCGCGAGCGCCACGACGACGCCGGCGCTGCGCGCCACGCCCAGGATGCCGGCCATTGGTACGAACGGGCCATCGAGTCCTGCATCATCCATGGCCTGGACAACATCCTCGGCGAGGCCTACGCGAAACTGGCACGCGCCCAGGTGCTGCAAAGCCAGATGGCCGGCGTGCCCGGTCTGCTTCAGCGCGCGGCCGGCCTGTCCAGCGACAGCCCGGTGCTGCGCGCCGAGGTCAGCCTGACCCAGGGCATGGCCGCTGCCGAAAGCGGCCGCGAGCAAGACGCCCGCCACGCGCTGGAACATGCGCTGCACATCGCCCAGGAATGCCACGAACCCGATCTGGTGCACCAGATCTTGTTCGAGCTCAGCCATCTCGAGCGCAGCTACGGCCATCTTCAGGCCGCGCTGCAGCGCTTCGAGGAACGCCACCATCTGATGATGGAGCATTTCAAACGCCGCCTGCGCATGGTGGCGCGTAGCGCCGAAGTCTGGGCCGAGGCGGAGCAAGCGCGGCTGGCGGCACGCGCCGCCATCGAGCGCGAGGCCGAACTGATCCGCAGCCAGAGCGAGCTGCTGGCCCGCGCCGCCCAGCTGCAGCAGGACGCCATGTGCGACGGCCTGACCGGCCTGCTCAACCGCCGCGGCCTGGAGGCCCAGGCCCGCACGCTCTGGGGCCCGGGCCAGAGCGACAGCCCGCTGAGCCTGGCCGTCATTGACGCCGACCATTTCAAGCGCATCAACGACGACTGCGGCCACGCCACCGGCGACGCCGTGCTCAAGCAGCTGGGCCAGCTGCTGCAACAGGACATCCGCGCCAGCGACGTGCTGGCGCGCATGGGCGGCGAGGAGTTTGTGCTCGTGCTGCCCGATCGCACGCTGGACGAGGCCCAGCGCATCTGCGAGCGCGTGCGCCAACGCGTGGCCGAGGGCAACTGGCAGCAGTGCGGCAGCCACCTGCCGGTCAGCATCAGCATCGGCCTGAGCCAACGTCAGCCGGGCGACGACCTGGAGACCCTGCTACGCCGCGCCGACCAGCTGATGTATGCCGCCAAAACCGCCGGGCGCAACTGCGTGCGGAGCAGCCCGGGCAGCGAGACCTCCTGA
- the pyrC gene encoding dihydroorotase, which produces MAHTTSSSTPSASSSSAPVSAAAQTLSITRPDDWHLHVRDEAALQSVLPYTARQFARAIIMPNLRPPVTTAAQAIAYRERILAAVPEGLDFQPLMTMYLTDLTPVEEIERAKDAGVVALKLYPAGATTNSDAGVTDIRKTYKTLEAMQRAGLLLLVHGEVTDPEIDVFDREAVFIDRVMQPLRRDMPELKVVFEHITTKEAADYVASADDFTAATLTPQHLLYNRNAIFTGGLRPHYYCLPVLKRELHRRALIEAATSGSKKFFLGTDSAPHASQMKENSVCGAGCFTALSALELYAEAFEAMGALDKLEAFASFNGPDFYKLPRNSGQVTLVKQEWTLPSAVPFGAAELKPLRGGETLGWKLL; this is translated from the coding sequence ATGGCGCACACAACTTCCTCCTCCACTCCTTCAGCTTCCTCTTCGTCTGCCCCCGTCTCGGCGGCGGCTCAGACCCTGAGTATCACCCGGCCCGATGACTGGCATCTGCATGTTCGCGACGAGGCGGCCTTGCAAAGCGTGCTGCCCTACACAGCCCGTCAGTTCGCCCGGGCCATCATCATGCCCAATCTGCGCCCGCCGGTGACCACGGCCGCGCAAGCGATCGCCTACCGCGAGCGCATCCTGGCCGCCGTGCCGGAGGGTCTGGACTTCCAGCCCTTGATGACCATGTACCTGACCGACCTGACCCCGGTCGAGGAGATCGAGCGCGCCAAGGACGCCGGCGTCGTCGCCCTGAAGCTGTATCCGGCCGGTGCCACCACCAACAGCGATGCCGGCGTGACCGACATCCGCAAGACCTACAAGACCCTGGAGGCCATGCAGCGCGCCGGCCTGCTGCTGCTGGTGCACGGCGAGGTGACCGATCCCGAGATTGATGTCTTCGACCGCGAGGCGGTTTTCATTGACCGTGTGATGCAGCCGTTGCGCCGCGACATGCCCGAGCTCAAGGTGGTGTTCGAACACATCACCACCAAGGAGGCGGCCGACTACGTGGCCAGCGCGGACGACTTCACGGCCGCCACGCTGACGCCCCAGCATCTGCTCTACAACCGCAACGCCATCTTCACCGGCGGCCTGCGCCCGCACTACTACTGCCTGCCCGTGCTCAAGCGCGAGCTGCACCGCCGCGCCTTGATCGAGGCCGCCACCTCGGGAAGCAAGAAGTTCTTCCTCGGCACCGACAGCGCGCCGCACGCCTCGCAGATGAAGGAAAACTCGGTCTGCGGCGCCGGCTGCTTCACCGCCCTTTCGGCCCTGGAGCTGTACGCCGAGGCTTTTGAAGCCATGGGCGCGCTGGACAAGCTGGAGGCCTTCGCCAGCTTCAACGGCCCCGATTTCTACAAGCTGCCGCGCAACAGCGGCCAGGTCACCCTGGTCAAGCAAGAGTGGACCCTGCCCAGCGCCGTGCCTTTCGGCGCGGCCGAACTCAAGCCCCTGCGTGGCGGCGAAACCCTGGGCTGGAAACTGCTCTGA